A region from the Flexibacter flexilis DSM 6793 genome encodes:
- a CDS encoding DUF6326 family protein, with the protein MNTTNPLEDIKVNVKLKLATLWASLMFLIIYLDYFHLYMPNSLKNMLLGKVFVFDITQVFLLAALTMVAIPALMIFFSVALPAKINRWANIISAAINIPLLLFNLAGEAWLHMVVGAAIQMILLGLIIRYAWKWPRA; encoded by the coding sequence ATGAACACTACCAATCCACTGGAAGACATCAAAGTCAATGTAAAACTTAAACTTGCTACGCTGTGGGCAAGTTTAATGTTTCTCATCATCTATTTAGATTATTTTCACTTATACATGCCCAATTCACTAAAAAATATGTTATTGGGTAAGGTATTTGTATTTGATATTACGCAAGTTTTTCTTTTGGCTGCACTTACGATGGTTGCAATTCCTGCGCTAATGATTTTCTTTTCAGTTGCGCTACCAGCCAAAATAAATCGTTGGGCAAATATTATTAGTGCCGCAATCAATATTCCTTTACTATTATTTAATTTGGCTGGAGAGGCTTGGCTGCACATGGTCGTTGGGGCTGCGATACAGATGATTCTTCTTGGTCTGATTATC